The Litorilinea aerophila region ACCGCTATTGCCATGACGAGCGGATTATGGCCATCACCGGCGACAATTTCCAGTTCGGCCGATCTCGAACTAAGTATAGCTACTATTTTTCCCGTTATTTTCATTCGTGGGGATGGGCGACCTGGCGAAGAGCCTGGCAACACTACGACGATACACTCCATATGTGGCCGGAGGCTCGGGACAATAATCTTCTGGCGGGACTGCTGGAAGACCCAGAAACATTGCAGTTTTGGACTCGCATGTTTGAACGCCGGTACAGAAAAGAAGTGGACGACGGCTGGGATTATTGCTGGATCTTTTCGTGTTGGTTACAGAATGGCTTGACGATTACGCCAAACGTTAACTTGGTGTCGAATATCGGCTTTCGTCCTGACGCATCCCACACCGTCGATCCCTGGAATCCTCGAGCGAACTTACCAACGTTTCCTATGGAGTTTCCGCTGCAGCATCCCCCTTTCGTTGCCCGCCATGTGGAGGCAGATCGATATATTCAGAAGACAGTCTTCTCCAGACCTGGCCTTGGGGCGCGGGTCGTTAGGAAGCTCCGATGGATGGTGCGGCAGTATCTTCAGAAC contains the following coding sequences:
- a CDS encoding glycosyltransferase family protein, producing MQTPVIFLIFNRPDTTAQVFAEIAKARPRRLLVVADGPRPHRPDDVEKCSATRAVIERVDWPCEVSCDFAEENLGGRRRISSGLTWAFSQVEAAIVLEDDCLPHPTFFPFCEELLNRYCHDERIMAITGDNFQFGRSRTKYSYYFSRYFHSWGWATWRRAWQHYDDTLHMWPEARDNNLLAGLLEDPETLQFWTRMFERRYRKEVDDGWDYCWIFSCWLQNGLTITPNVNLVSNIGFRPDASHTVDPWNPRANLPTFPMEFPLQHPPFVARHVEADRYIQKTVFSRPGLGARVVRKLRWMVRQYLQNQAP